The following are from one region of the Staphylococcus argenteus genome:
- the rnmV gene encoding ribonuclease M5: MKINEFIVVEGRDDTERVKRAVECDTIETNGSAINEQTLEVIRNAQQSRGVIVLTDPDFPGDKIRSTITEHVKGVKHAYIDRDKAKNKKGKIGVEHAKLEDIKEALMHVSSPFEEAFESIDKTVLIELGLIVGKDARRRREILSRKLRIGHSNGKQLLKKLNAFGYTETDVRQALKDE; this comes from the coding sequence ATGAAAATCAATGAGTTTATTGTTGTAGAAGGTCGAGATGATACTGAGCGTGTTAAACGAGCTGTAGAATGTGATACGATTGAAACTAATGGCAGTGCAATCAATGAGCAAACTTTGGAAGTAATTAGAAATGCACAACAAAGTCGTGGTGTCATTGTACTGACAGATCCAGATTTTCCGGGAGACAAAATTAGAAGTACAATTACAGAGCATGTTAAAGGTGTGAAACACGCATATATTGATAGAGACAAAGCTAAAAATAAAAAAGGGAAAATCGGTGTTGAACACGCTAAATTAGAAGATATAAAAGAAGCGCTAATGCATGTGAGTTCACCATTTGAAGAAGCATTTGAGTCAATTGATAAAACGGTGTTAATAGAGTTGGGGCTAATTGTCGGCAAAGATGCTAGACGTCGTCGTGAAATTTTAAGTAGGAAATTACGAATCGGTCACTCAAACGGAAAGCAATTATTGAAGAAGCTAAATGCTTTCGGTTATACGGAAACGGATGTAAGACAAGCTTTAAAAGATGAATAA
- a CDS encoding ribose-phosphate diphosphokinase produces the protein MLNNEYKNSSLKIFSLKGNEALAQEVADQVGIELGKCSVKRFSDGEIQINIEESIRGCDVFIIQPTSYPVNLHLMELLIMIDACKRASAATINIVVPYYGYARQDRKARSREPITAKLVANLIETAGATRMIALDLHAPQIQGFFDIPIDHLMGVPILAKHFKDDPNINPEECVVVSPDHGGVTRARKLADILKTPIAIIDKRRPRPNVAEVMNIVGEIEGRTAIIIDDIIDTAGTITLAAQALKDKGAKEVYACCTHPVLSGPAKERIENSAIKELIVTNSIHLDEDRKPSNTKELSVAGLIAQAIIRVYERESVSVLFD, from the coding sequence ATGTTAAATAATGAATATAAGAATTCGTCATTAAAGATTTTTTCATTGAAAGGAAACGAAGCATTAGCGCAAGAAGTTGCTGACCAAGTAGGTATTGAACTAGGTAAATGTTCAGTTAAACGTTTTAGTGATGGAGAAATTCAAATTAATATCGAAGAGAGTATTCGTGGTTGTGACGTATTTATTATTCAACCAACATCATATCCTGTAAACCTACATTTAATGGAATTATTAATTATGATTGATGCTTGTAAGCGTGCTTCAGCAGCAACAATCAATATTGTAGTGCCATATTATGGATATGCTAGACAAGATAGAAAAGCACGTAGCCGTGAACCAATCACAGCTAAGTTAGTAGCAAACTTAATCGAAACAGCAGGCGCAACACGTATGATTGCGTTAGACTTGCATGCACCTCAAATTCAAGGGTTCTTTGATATTCCAATTGATCACTTAATGGGTGTACCAATTCTTGCTAAACATTTTAAAGATGATCCAAACATTAACCCAGAAGAGTGTGTTGTTGTGTCACCTGACCACGGTGGTGTTACACGTGCTCGTAAATTGGCGGACATTTTAAAAACTCCAATTGCAATTATAGATAAACGTCGTCCTAGACCAAATGTTGCTGAAGTTATGAACATTGTTGGTGAAATTGAAGGACGTACAGCAATTATTATTGACGATATTATTGATACTGCAGGTACAATCACGTTAGCTGCACAAGCATTAAAAGATAAAGGTGCTAAAGAAGTTTATGCATGCTGTACGCACCCTGTTTTATCAGGACCTGCAAAAGAACGCATCGAAAATTCTGCAATTAAAGAATTAATCGTGACAAACTCAATTCATTTAGATGAAGATCGTAAACCTTCTAACACTAAAGAATTATCAGTTGCTGGTTTAATTGCACAAGCTATCATACGTGTTTATGAAAGAGAATCAGTTAGCGTATTATTTGACTAA
- the pth gene encoding aminoacyl-tRNA hydrolase: protein MKCIVGLGNIGKRFELTRHNIGFEVVDYILEKNNFTLDKQKFKGAYTIERMNGDKVLFIEPMTMMNLSGEAVAPIMDYYNVDPEDLIVLYDDLDLEQGQVRLRHKGSAGGHNGMKSIIKMLGTDQFKRVRIGVGRPTNGMSVPDYVLQRFSQDEMITMEKVIEHSARAIETFIETSRFDRVMNEFNGEVK from the coding sequence ATGAAATGTATTGTAGGTCTAGGTAATATAGGTAAACGATTTGAACTTACAAGACATAATATCGGCTTCGAAGTCGTTGATTATATTTTAGAGAAAAATAACTTTACATTAGATAAACAAAAGTTTAAAGGTGCATATACAATTGAACGAATGAATGGAGATAAAGTGTTATTTATCGAACCAATGACAATGATGAATTTGTCAGGTGAAGCAGTTGCACCGATTATGGATTATTACAATGTTGATCCGGAAGATTTAATTGTACTATATGATGATTTAGATTTGGAACAAGGACAGGTTCGTTTAAGACATAAAGGTAGTGCCGGCGGACATAATGGTATGAAATCAATCATCAAAATGCTTGGTACAGATCAATTTAAACGTGTTCGTATTGGTGTGGGAAGACCAACGAACGGTATGTCTGTTCCTGATTATGTGTTGCAACGATTTTCACAAGATGAAATGATAACAATGGAAAAAGTTATCGAACATTCAGCGCGTGCCATTGAAACGTTTATTGAAACATCACGTTTTGATCGCGTAATGAATGAATTCAATGGTGAAGTAAAGTAA
- the purR gene encoding pur operon repressor has product MRYKRSERIVFMTQYLMNHPNKLIPLTFFVKKFKQAKSSISEDVQIIKNTFQKEKLGTVITTAGASGGVTYKPMMSKEEATEVVNEVITLLEEKERLLPGGYLFLSDLVGNPTLLNKVGKLIASIYMDEKLDAVVTIATKGISLANAVANILNLPVVVIRKDNKVTEGSTVSINYVSGSSRKIETMVLSKRTLAENSNVLVVDDFMRAGGSINGVMNLMNEFKAHVKGVSVLVESKEVKQRLIEDYTSLVKLSDVDEYNQEFNVEPGNSLSKFS; this is encoded by the coding sequence ATGAGATATAAACGAAGCGAGAGAATTGTTTTTATGACGCAATATTTGATGAACCATCCGAATAAATTAATTCCATTAACTTTTTTTGTGAAAAAATTTAAGCAAGCGAAGTCTTCAATAAGTGAAGATGTCCAAATTATAAAAAATACATTCCAAAAAGAAAAGTTAGGTACAGTAATTACTACTGCTGGTGCAAGTGGTGGTGTTACGTATAAACCAATGATGAGTAAAGAGGAAGCAACAGAAGTTGTTAATGAAGTCATTACTCTATTAGAAGAGAAAGAACGTTTGTTACCTGGTGGATATTTATTTTTATCAGATTTGGTAGGTAATCCAACGCTACTTAATAAAGTTGGTAAGTTAATTGCCAGTATTTACATGGATGAAAAATTAGATGCAGTTGTTACTATTGCAACAAAAGGTATTTCATTAGCAAATGCTGTTGCTAATATTTTAAATTTACCTGTAGTAGTTATTAGAAAAGATAATAAGGTAACTGAAGGTTCTACAGTTTCAATTAATTATGTGTCAGGATCTTCGAGAAAAATAGAGACGATGGTACTTTCAAAGAGAACATTAGCTGAAAATTCAAATGTTTTAGTTGTTGATGATTTTATGAGAGCCGGTGGTTCTATAAATGGTGTAATGAATTTAATGAATGAGTTTAAAGCCCACGTAAAAGGGGTATCAGTACTTGTAGAATCGAAAGAAGTTAAACAGCGATTAATTGAAGATTATACTTCCTTAGTGAAATTGTCAGATGTTGACGAATATAATCAAGAGTTTAACGTAGAACCTGGTAACAGTTTATCTAAATTTTCATAA
- the spoVG gene encoding septation regulator SpoVG, producing MKVTDVRLRKIETDGRMKALVSITLDEAFVIHDLRVIEGNSGLFVAMPSKRTPDGEFRDIAHPINSDMRQEIQDAVMKVYDETDEVVPDKNATSEDSEEA from the coding sequence ATGAAAGTGACAGATGTAAGACTTAGAAAAATAGAAACAGATGGACGAATGAAAGCGCTCGTTTCCATTACATTAGATGAAGCTTTCGTAATACATGATTTACGTGTAATTGAAGGGAACTCTGGTCTGTTCGTCGCAATGCCGAGCAAACGTACACCAGATGGTGAATTCCGCGACATCGCACATCCAATCAATTCAGATATGAGACAAGAAATTCAAGATGCTGTGATGAAAGTATATGATGAAACAGATGAAGTAGTACCAGATAAAAACGCTACATCAGAAGATTCAGAAGAAGCTTAA
- a CDS encoding 50S ribosomal protein L25/general stress protein Ctc, with translation MASLKSIIRQGKQTRSDLKQLRKSGKVPAVVYGYGTKNVSVKVDEVEFIKVIREVGRNGVIELGVGSKTIKVMVADYQFDPLKNQITHIDFLAINMSEERTVEVPVQLVGEAVGAKEGGVVEQPLFNLEVTATPDNIPEAIEVDITELNINDSLTVADVKVTGDFKIENDSAESVVTVVAPTEEPTEEEIEAMEGEQQTEEPEVVGESKEDEEKTEE, from the coding sequence ATGGCTTCATTAAAGTCAATCATCCGTCAAGGTAAACAAACACGTTCAGATCTTAAACAATTAAGAAAATCTGGTAAAGTACCAGCAGTAGTATACGGTTACGGTACTAAAAACGTGTCAGTTAAAGTTGATGAAGTAGAATTCATCAAAGTTATCCGTGAAGTAGGTCGTAACGGTGTTATCGAATTAGGCGTTGGCTCTAAAACTATCAAAGTTATGGTTGCAGACTACCAATTCGATCCACTTAAAAACCAAATTACTCACATTGACTTCTTAGCAATCAATATGAGTGAAGAACGTACTGTTGAAGTACCAGTTCAATTAGTTGGTGAAGCAGTAGGCGCTAAAGAAGGCGGCGTAGTTGAACAACCATTATTCAACTTAGAAGTAACTGCTACTCCTGACAATATTCCAGAAGCTATTGAAGTAGACATTACTGAATTAAACATTAACGACAGCTTAACTGTTGCTGATGTTAAAGTAACTGGCGACTTCAAAATCGAAAATGATTCAGCTGAATCAGTTGTAACAGTAGTTGCTCCAACTGAAGAACCAACTGAAGAAGAAATCGAAGCAATGGAAGGCGAACAACAAACTGAAGAACCAGAAGTTGTTGGCGAAAGCAAAGAAGACGAAGAGAAAACTGAAGAGTAA
- the glmU gene encoding bifunctional UDP-N-acetylglucosamine diphosphorylase/glucosamine-1-phosphate N-acetyltransferase GlmU produces the protein MRRHAIILAAGKGTRMKSKKYKVLHEVAGKPMVEHVLDSVEGSGVDQVVTIVGHGAESVKGHLGERSLYSFQQEQLGTAHAVLMAKSHLDGEEGTTIVVCGDTPLITKETLETLITHHEDNNAQATVLSALVQNPYGYGRIVRNQSGRLERIVEEKDATHSEKEINEISSGIFAFDNKVLFEKLAQVKNDNAQGEYYLPDVLALILENDGIVEVYRTNDIEEIMGVNDRVMLSQAEKAMQRRTNHKHMINGVTIIDPDSTFIGPDVTIGSDTVIEPGVRINGKTEIGEDVVIGQYSEINNSKIENGALIQQSVVNDAYVGAHTKVGPFAQLRPGANLGADVKVGNFVEIKKADLKDGSKVSHLSYIGDAVIGERTNIGCGTITVNYDGINKFKTVVGKDSFIGCNVNLVAPVTVGDAVLVAAGSTITDDVPNDSLAVARARQTTKEGYRK, from the coding sequence ATGCGAAGACATGCGATAATTTTGGCAGCAGGTAAAGGCACAAGAATGAAATCTAAAAAATATAAAGTGCTACACGAGGTTGCTGGTAAACCTATGGTCGAACATGTATTAGATAGTGTTGAAGGATCAGGTGTCGATCAAGTTGTAACCATCGTAGGACATGGTGCTGAAAGTGTAAAAGGACATTTAGGCGAACGTTCTTTATACAGTTTTCAACAAGAACAACTCGGTACAGCGCATGCAGTACTAATGGCGAAATCACATTTAGATGGTGAGGAAGGTACAACAATTGTAGTGTGTGGCGATACACCACTCATTACCAAAGAAACGTTAGAAACACTAATTACGCATCATGAGGATAATAATGCACAAGCTACTGTATTATCTGCTTTAGTTCAAAATCCATATGGTTATGGAAGAATTGTACGTAATCAATCGGGACGTTTAGAACGCATTGTTGAAGAGAAGGATGCAACGCATTCTGAAAAAGAAATCAATGAAATTAGTTCTGGCATTTTTGCTTTTGATAACAAAGTTTTGTTTGAAAAATTAGCACAAGTGAAAAATGATAATGCTCAAGGTGAATATTATCTTCCTGATGTGTTAGCGTTAATTTTAGAAAATGATGGAATTGTAGAAGTTTATCGTACCAATGATATTGAAGAAATTATGGGTGTGAATGATCGTGTTATGCTTAGTCAAGCTGAAAAGGCGATGCAACGTCGTACAAATCATAAACATATGATAAATGGTGTTACAATTATCGATCCTGACAGTACATTTATAGGGCCTGACGTAACAATTGGTAGTGATACGGTAATCGAACCAGGTGTAAGAATTAATGGTAAAACTGAAATTGGTGAAGATGTTGTTATTGGTCAATATTCTGAAATCAACAATAGTAAGATTGAAAATGGAGCATTGATTCAACAATCAGTTGTAAATGATGCATATGTTGGTGCGCACACTAAAGTTGGACCATTCGCGCAATTGAGACCAGGTGCAAATTTAGGTGCAGATGTTAAAGTTGGTAATTTTGTAGAAATTAAAAAGGCAGATCTTAAAGATGGTTCTAAAGTTTCACATTTAAGTTATATTGGTGATGCTGTCATTGGAGAACGTACTAATATTGGTTGCGGAACGATTACGGTTAACTACGACGGAATAAATAAATTTAAAACTGTAGTTGGTAAAGACTCTTTTATCGGATGTAATGTTAACTTAGTAGCACCAGTAACCGTTGGAGATGCAGTGTTAGTAGCAGCAGGCTCAACAATCACAGATGACGTTCCAAATGATAGTTTAGCTGTAGCAAGAGCAAGACAAACAACAAAAGAAGGATATAGGAAATAA
- the rsmA gene encoding 16S rRNA (adenine(1518)-N(6)/adenine(1519)-N(6))-dimethyltransferase RsmA yields MNKEVNQLDNKDIATPSRTRALLDKYGFNFKKSLGQNFLIDVNIINNIIDASNIDERTGVIEIGPGMGSLTEQLAKHAKKVLAFEIDQRLIPVLKDTLSPYDNVTVINEDILKANIKAAVENHLQDCEKIMVVANLPYYITTPILLNLMQQDIPIDGYVVMMQKEVGERLNAEVGSKAYGSLSIVVQYYTETSKVLTVPKSVFMPPPNVDSIVVKLMQRKEPLVKIDNEEAFFKLAKAAFAQRRKTINNNYQNFFKDGKQHKEAILQWLEQAGIDPRRRGETLTIQDFAKLYEEKKKFPQLEN; encoded by the coding sequence ATGAATAAGGAAGTGAATCAGTTGGATAATAAAGATATTGCAACGCCATCTCGAACACGAGCATTATTAGATAAATATGGATTTAATTTTAAGAAAAGTTTAGGTCAGAACTTTTTAATAGACGTTAATATTATAAATAATATTATCGATGCAAGTAATATTGATGAACGTACAGGTGTTATTGAAATTGGACCAGGTATGGGGTCATTAACTGAACAGTTGGCGAAACACGCTAAAAAAGTATTGGCATTTGAAATAGACCAACGCTTGATACCTGTACTTAAGGACACATTATCACCATATGATAACGTGACGGTGATTAACGAAGATATTTTAAAAGCAAACATTAAAGCTGCAGTTGAAAACCACTTACAAGACTGTGAAAAAATAATGGTTGTCGCGAATCTGCCATACTACATTACAACGCCGATACTTTTAAATTTGATGCAACAAGACATACCTATTGATGGTTATGTAGTGATGATGCAAAAAGAAGTAGGAGAACGCTTAAATGCTGAAGTAGGATCAAAGGCATATGGCTCTTTATCAATTGTTGTTCAATACTACACTGAAACAAGCAAAGTATTAACAGTACCTAAATCTGTATTTATGCCACCGCCAAACGTAGATTCAATTGTTGTAAAACTGATGCAAAGAAAAGAACCGCTAGTAAAAATTGATAATGAAGAAGCATTTTTTAAATTGGCAAAAGCGGCATTTGCTCAAAGAAGAAAGACGATTAACAACAACTATCAGAATTTCTTTAAAGATGGTAAACAACATAAAGAAGCGATTTTACAATGGTTAGAGCAAGCGGGAATTGATCCAAGACGACGTGGTGAAACACTAACTATTCAAGATTTTGCTAAATTGTACGAAGAAAAGAAAAAATTCCCTCAATTAGAAAATTAA
- a CDS encoding RidA family protein — protein sequence MKIINTTKLPEALGPYSHATVVNGMVYTSGQIPLDVDGTIVSDDVQEQTKQVLENLKVVLKESGSDLNSVAKATIFIKDMNDFQKINEVYGQYFDVHKPARSCVEVARLPKDVKVEIELVSKVKEL from the coding sequence ATGAAAATAATTAACACAACAAAATTGCCAGAAGCACTTGGACCATATTCTCATGCAACTGTTGTAAATGGAATGGTTTATACTTCAGGGCAAATTCCATTGGATGTTGATGGAACTATTGTTAGTGATGATGTTCAAGAACAAACAAAACAAGTTTTGGAAAATTTAAAAGTTGTTTTGAAGGAATCAGGTTCTGATTTGAATTCTGTTGCAAAGGCAACTATCTTCATTAAGGATATGAATGATTTCCAAAAAATCAATGAAGTGTATGGTCAATATTTTGATGTACACAAACCAGCGCGTAGTTGTGTAGAGGTTGCGCGTTTGCCAAAAGATGTAAAAGTAGAAATAGAATTAGTAAGTAAAGTTAAGGAATTATAA
- the ispE gene encoding 4-(cytidine 5'-diphospho)-2-C-methyl-D-erythritol kinase produces the protein MIYETAPAKINFTLDTLFKRNDGYHEIEMIMTTVDLNDRLTFRKRKDRKIVVEIEHNYVPSNHKNLAYRAAQLFIERYQLKHGVTITIDKEIPVSAGLAGGSADAAATLRGLNRLFNIEASLDELAQLGSEIGTDIPFCIYNKTALCTGRGEKIEFLNKPPSAWVILAKPNLGISSPDIFKLINLDKQYRVHTKLCYEALEKGDYQQLCQSLSNRLEPISVSKHPQIDKLKNNMLKSGADGALMSGSGPTVYGLARKESQAKNIYNAVNGCCNEVYLVRLLG, from the coding sequence ATGATATATGAAACGGCACCAGCCAAAATTAATTTTACGCTCGATACACTTTTTAAAAGAAATGATGGCTATCATGAGATTGAAATGATAATGACAACAGTTGATTTAAATGATCGTTTAACTTTTCGTAAAAGAAAGGATCGAAAAATAGTTGTTGAAATTGAACACAATTATGTGCCTTCGAATCATAAAAATCTTGCATATCGTGCAGCACAATTATTTATTGAGCGGTATCAACTAAAGCATGGTGTGACTATAACGATTGATAAAGAAATACCTGTTTCAGCAGGACTAGCTGGCGGTTCAGCAGATGCAGCAGCAACATTAAGAGGATTGAATCGACTTTTTAATATTGAGGCGAGTTTAGATGAATTAGCTCAACTAGGCAGTGAAATTGGAACGGATATTCCGTTTTGTATTTATAATAAAACTGCATTATGCACTGGAAGAGGCGAAAAAATCGAGTTTTTAAATAAACCACCATCAGCATGGGTGATTCTGGCTAAACCAAACTTAGGCATATCTTCACCAGATATATTTAAGTTGATCAATTTAGATAAGCAATATAGAGTGCATACTAAATTGTGCTATGAGGCGTTGGAAAAAGGTGATTATCAACAATTATGTCAAAGTTTGTCTAATCGATTAGAGCCAATTTCTGTTTCGAAACATCCACAAATCGATAAGTTGAAAAATAATATGTTGAAAAGTGGTGCAGACGGTGCGTTAATGAGTGGAAGCGGACCAACTGTGTATGGGCTAGCACGAAAAGAAAGCCAAGCAAAAAATATTTATAATGCAGTAAACGGTTGTTGTAATGAAGTGTACTTAGTTAGACTATTAGGATAG
- a CDS encoding TatD family hydrolase: MLIDTHVHLNDEQYDEDLSAVITRAKEAGVDRMFVVGFNTPTIERAMKLIDEYDFLYAIIGWHPVDAIDFTEERLEWIETLAKHPKVIGIGEMGLDYHWDKSPADVQKEVFRKQIALAKRLKLPIIIHNREATQDCIDILLEEHAEEVGGIMHSFSGSPEIADVVINKLNFYISLGGPVTFKNAKQPKEVAKHVPLDRLLVETDAPYLSPHPYRGKRNEPARVTLVAEQIAELKGLSYEEVCVQTTKNAEKLFNLNS, translated from the coding sequence ATGTTAATCGATACACATGTACATTTAAATGATGAACAATATGATGAAGATTTAAGTGCAGTGATTACACGTGCTAAAGAAGCGGGTGTCGATCGTATGTTTGTTGTCGGTTTTAATACCCCTACAATTGAACGTGCAATGAAATTAATCGATGAGTATGATTTCCTATATGCTATTATTGGTTGGCACCCAGTTGATGCAATTGATTTTACAGAAGAGCGTCTCGAGTGGATTGAAACTTTAGCCAAACATCCAAAAGTGATTGGAATTGGTGAGATGGGGTTAGATTATCATTGGGATAAATCACCTGCTGATGTTCAAAAAGAAGTTTTTAGAAAGCAAATTGCATTAGCAAAGCGCTTGAAATTACCAATTATCATTCATAATCGTGAAGCGACACAAGATTGTATCGATATTTTATTGGAAGAACATGCTGAAGAAGTTGGGGGCATAATGCACAGTTTCAGTGGTTCTCCAGAAATTGCAGATGTTGTAATTAATAAGTTGAATTTTTACATTTCATTAGGTGGACCCGTGACATTTAAAAATGCGAAGCAACCTAAAGAAGTTGCGAAACATGTGCCATTAGATCGATTGCTTGTAGAAACTGACGCACCATATTTATCACCACATCCATATAGAGGTAAGCGAAATGAGCCGGCAAGAGTGACATTAGTAGCTGAACAAATTGCTGAATTAAAAGGTTTATCTTATGAAGAAGTGTGTGTACAAACTACAAAAAATGCTGAAAAATTATTTAATTTAAATTCATAA
- the veg gene encoding biofilm formation stimulator Veg, with amino-acid sequence MPKSILDIKNSIDCHVGNRIVLKANGGRKKTIKRSGILKETYPSVFIVELDQDKHNFERVSYTYTDVLTENVQVSFEEDNHHESIAH; translated from the coding sequence ATGCCAAAATCAATTTTGGACATCAAAAATTCTATTGATTGTCATGTAGGAAATCGTATTGTACTGAAAGCCAATGGAGGCCGTAAGAAAACAATAAAACGTTCTGGAATTTTAAAAGAAACATATCCGTCAGTTTTCATTGTTGAGTTAGATCAAGATAAACACAATTTTGAGAGAGTATCGTATACATACACTGATGTGTTGACTGAAAATGTTCAAGTTTCATTTGAAGAGGATAATCATCACGAATCAATTGCACACTAA